The following proteins are co-located in the Desulfoscipio sp. XC116 genome:
- a CDS encoding DNA/RNA nuclease SfsA, which yields MNSLEKPTEGIFIKERKNRFICEVMVEDEAIECYVPSSCRLDNFIDLHGKRVLLLPIEAQNARTSYSLFAVPYKRNHILLNIGKVNSVIERDIKKSCFSTLGKRSEVYREYKIGSYKSDLFIENSKTLLEVKSILSLGKVAMFPTVFSQRTLDQFREISSLLDKGYNAALVIASLSPYLEQIQIDHASPFYEALKPCIENGMQLLAVSLHIYQGEARVKRKIKIEL from the coding sequence GTGAATTCATTGGAGAAGCCCACAGAGGGCATATTTATAAAAGAACGGAAAAATCGCTTTATATGCGAGGTTATGGTGGAGGATGAGGCCATAGAATGCTATGTCCCATCCTCCTGCCGTCTTGATAATTTTATCGATTTACATGGAAAGCGGGTGCTTCTGCTTCCAATAGAGGCACAAAACGCAAGAACAAGCTATTCCTTGTTTGCTGTTCCATATAAGCGCAATCATATCCTGCTGAACATTGGAAAAGTCAACAGTGTGATTGAACGGGATATTAAAAAAAGTTGTTTTTCCACTCTCGGCAAACGGTCTGAGGTTTATAGGGAATATAAAATCGGCTCTTATAAAAGCGATTTGTTTATCGAAAACAGCAAGACACTACTGGAGGTCAAGAGTATTCTTTCTTTAGGAAAAGTGGCAATGTTCCCAACCGTTTTTTCTCAGAGAACCCTTGACCAGTTTAGGGAGATATCTTCATTGCTGGACAAGGGCTATAATGCAGCTCTTGTCATTGCTTCCTTGAGTCCATATTTAGAGCAAATCCAGATCGACCACGCTTCGCCGTTTTACGAAGCATTGAAACCCTGCATTGAAAATGGTATGCAGTTGCTTGCTGTATCCCTACATATTTATCAAGGTGAAGCAAGAGTCAAGAGAAAAATCAAAATTGAGTTATAG
- a CDS encoding DUF4313 domain-containing protein, giving the protein MDVQSYQMNGNLYIGLWWKNSGQFESFTDLTVNLGNKLKPNEAYVKTFDENEGLLGFILKNQLGTLLPEKGYSGFNEYLKIAFDMERLKEFDPDGVKNYMESHAKAQNRSAKKKSAPER; this is encoded by the coding sequence ATAGATGTTCAATCTTATCAAATGAACGGCAATCTCTATATCGGATTGTGGTGGAAAAATAGTGGACAGTTTGAATCATTTACTGATCTGACCGTAAATCTTGGAAACAAGCTAAAACCAAATGAGGCTTATGTTAAGACATTCGATGAAAACGAAGGCTTGCTGGGTTTTATTTTGAAAAACCAGTTGGGAACACTTCTGCCGGAAAAAGGATATTCGGGATTTAACGAGTATTTGAAAATCGCTTTTGACATGGAACGCCTTAAAGAGTTTGACCCGGACGGCGTTAAAAATTATATGGAGTCACACGCCAAAGCGCAAAACAGGTCGGCCAAGAAAAAATCCGCCCCGGAGCGGTAA
- a CDS encoding relaxase/mobilization nuclease domain-containing protein gives MATTAIWDVTDRLDRVLDYAANPEKTENPDFTNPDFQGLRKVLDYTQQDVKTEKQFYVTGINCDPATACQQMGRTKRQYQKQDGILAFHGYQAFAPGEATPETAHAIGVKLAKELWGDRFEVVVSTHLDKQHLHNHFVLNSVSFKDGKRYYDNNASYALMRKTSDRLCREHALSVIENPKRGKSKHYAEWRAEQEGKPTWRGLIREDVDKAVAAAMTFTQFIAALRKEGYEVKTGVKHLAVRPLGKERFVRLKTLGDDYTEEAIKRRILQNRAPRRPPPLPEPKQKRCTFNGSLKTAKKLTGLQGLYFHYLYKMGILPRHRASPRRTHFLLREDLRHLEEITAQTRLLCKNHISSKEQLFAYRSTVEQEMSTLSAARKSLYNRIRRCGDEEQATAYKEQIAGLTRQISQLRKEVKLCTGILSRSGEMKEKLPRIKQEEIQQRKEEKTYEQRSRRRGPSRQPES, from the coding sequence ATGGCGACCACAGCGATATGGGACGTGACCGACCGCCTTGACCGGGTGCTTGACTACGCCGCCAATCCCGAAAAAACCGAAAACCCCGATTTTACCAATCCAGACTTTCAGGGCTTGCGCAAGGTGCTGGATTATACCCAGCAGGATGTCAAAACCGAAAAGCAGTTCTATGTGACCGGCATCAACTGCGACCCGGCCACCGCCTGCCAGCAAATGGGCCGCACAAAGCGGCAATATCAAAAGCAGGACGGCATCCTGGCCTTTCACGGTTACCAAGCCTTTGCGCCGGGAGAGGCCACCCCCGAAACCGCCCACGCCATTGGTGTGAAGCTGGCCAAAGAGCTTTGGGGCGACCGCTTTGAGGTGGTGGTATCCACCCACCTGGACAAGCAGCATCTTCATAACCATTTTGTCCTGAATTCCGTGTCCTTTAAGGACGGCAAGCGGTATTACGACAACAACGCCAGCTACGCTCTCATGCGCAAGACCTCCGACCGGCTGTGCCGAGAACATGCCCTGTCCGTCATTGAAAACCCGAAGCGCGGCAAGTCCAAGCACTACGCAGAATGGAGGGCGGAACAGGAAGGCAAACCCACCTGGCGGGGCCTGATCCGGGAGGATGTGGATAAAGCCGTTGCCGCCGCCATGACCTTCACCCAGTTTATCGCCGCCCTGCGCAAAGAGGGCTATGAAGTCAAAACCGGCGTGAAACATCTGGCGGTGCGTCCTTTAGGCAAGGAACGGTTTGTTCGGCTGAAAACCCTGGGCGACGATTACACCGAGGAAGCCATCAAGCGCCGCATCCTGCAAAACCGCGCACCCCGGCGGCCGCCTCCCTTGCCGGAGCCGAAGCAAAAACGCTGCACCTTCAATGGGTCCCTCAAAACGGCGAAAAAGCTCACCGGCCTGCAAGGGTTATACTTCCACTACCTCTATAAGATGGGCATCCTGCCCAGGCACCGCGCGTCCCCCCGAAGGACGCATTTTTTATTGCGTGAGGACCTCCGGCATCTGGAGGAAATCACCGCCCAGACCAGGCTGCTCTGCAAAAACCATATTTCCAGCAAGGAGCAGCTTTTCGCCTACCGGTCAACCGTGGAGCAGGAAATGAGCACCCTGTCCGCCGCGCGCAAGTCCCTTTACAACCGCATCCGCCGATGCGGGGACGAGGAGCAGGCGACAGCCTATAAGGAGCAAATCGCCGGACTGACCAGGCAAATCAGCCAGCTTCGCAAGGAGGTGAAACTCTGCACGGGCATCCTGTCCCGTTCCGGGGAAATGAAGGAAAAGCTGCCCCGGATCAAACAGGAAGAAATCCAGCAGCGAAAGGAGGAAAAAACATATGAGCAGCGGAGCCGACGCCGTGGACCAAGCCGTCAGCCTGAGTCTTAA
- a CDS encoding FtsK/SpoIIIE domain-containing protein — MQTLLTKVIIQAVIAKENADGFGVSIINLPEIDYSLLVQGIKQRKRLEIYFLGFQMEQLTYLQSNLPQINDVSYFFTVEEAEDSRNSGAEDVFRVHIVKNQELEKISSLRWYDTIGMDQVYRKSCEYVRKSLSPSNETISNLLKALGRQDIRGILNFERVLCYLEALLNTPSEQLPQTISDNLYMLGLLAHKGFGIGASTIDDFRSKIKRNHELTRRISSLEQKERQNITSYASVNPENELTRFILNYYRTKDIELLKQMDVDEVEKCLKSAAKSTGTTPKQSTKVSTVNATTAAAQLVFDNDFEQIGEVIDKVQQAIDERSDTDKADQVEISVGGSKLKINVEPATEAIAQTVSTEEYWGGLVYAEVKNPKDALDVLDKYELMPFDASYIDKRIREYLIRAKRYITDSEAAEEIFSSFEAFALSRQKILPYSKRLQDIPMLQVINKYKDFAEYLSSYERLLASIKNHFAVLWSVDSVGARDIVNTIISLDFLYVLGTENSHVIPTPLNPLYLWKYIKLAQEMLESGSLEEGQDCYLSEDDKAFIVCKAEDIPDPLTLVLVPNSIAESSECLPIAGRIGCLPVYSTKPQINEGETGMEAVQQAIIRYMCLYPHSSMMLRITLINPPTVEAVVGMLKRLDKDKEFAAFGSVGIDLSVYRTKEASSDWMEIQDKSLNDGMLGKIKGKRSGRFNLSIVNKKLSYTDILGKLNREQHLLVVFDPNEKQIDLARNSRHIHIHPLCVPKVYEYNRIQGSVRIRPANEGGIFADYAGILEKLREQPSSFGHRSVFVNSPLQEETYKQLLGLADWLIILDQNLKSWDISLRSASEKLFYKGYDYRSIGIYSKNSGKFVLGYNQLIASLGNYIPNKDGVKNVINTIRDINDDGLLSIASHSTNSIFDQNHGKGSLGLALAAIHYKQRHPASLLVGLDTQLAREWLSDREDGKLPDLIGLRFDSQNTAPQIDIIEVKTHADYSISQGAISGHAVEQTLILEGLLREMFGHTEKITTVSRKEILREQVFECLFHSELFSDEKYEHTQWLNGLFAGEYAFGLTKTICHVDFESAITSEEVYHGEGDVVHESFRLLRLGSSDIQALLTDAKTTQLGSTPTPVSSYIQETPAEQATPTAWEEASEQPEAHTSVEVPAQNTIDVVASEPNAQADDGQTPSASVNEPVISPEIKEKCIRLNIILKGYGIKANPVDESLVQQAARFTRFKIELKPGETIKKLIDKSQDIARELEAFGEIFIDNIKGTRYVGMDVPFADMGKPLMLPENLHRLDDGTGSLNVLAGQTPDGSYQLVDLARAPHMLIAGTTGSGKTVFLYSVIVSLLHKLGPEDLELLIVDPKQTDFHFFEGIPHLRGQTVLTDANEALNALELINSEDKEARTQLIRSVNSRDIDSYNSKNPENRMKRLVVIIDEYADLVQAAELQGKDVRRSFETNLCMLAQRVRNLGIHLVIATQQPRATIVTSSLKAVLPYRVSFRLPSHVDSQTILDRAGAEDLLGKGDMLLMTDSDIIRMQGFFISEEQLLGFIESKK, encoded by the coding sequence ATGCAAACGCTTCTGACCAAAGTGATTATTCAAGCAGTTATAGCCAAGGAGAATGCAGATGGCTTTGGCGTATCCATAATAAATCTGCCAGAGATTGACTATAGTCTGCTGGTACAAGGTATTAAGCAGCGCAAGCGCTTGGAGATATATTTTCTCGGCTTTCAAATGGAACAGCTTACGTATTTGCAAAGCAACCTTCCTCAAATAAATGATGTCAGCTATTTCTTTACCGTCGAAGAAGCTGAGGACTCCAGAAACAGTGGTGCCGAGGATGTATTTCGAGTTCATATTGTAAAAAATCAAGAGCTTGAAAAAATATCCTCTCTACGTTGGTATGACACCATAGGTATGGATCAGGTATATAGAAAAAGCTGTGAATATGTGAGGAAAAGCCTCTCACCCTCAAATGAAACCATTTCAAACCTGCTCAAGGCCTTGGGACGTCAGGATATAAGAGGCATACTGAATTTCGAGCGGGTGCTTTGCTACCTTGAAGCATTGCTTAATACCCCTTCAGAGCAGTTGCCCCAGACTATTTCAGATAATCTATACATGCTGGGCTTGCTTGCACATAAGGGCTTTGGAATAGGAGCATCGACAATAGATGACTTTCGCTCTAAAATTAAACGCAATCATGAGTTGACTCGGAGAATCAGCAGCCTTGAGCAGAAGGAGCGCCAAAATATCACAAGCTATGCCTCTGTTAACCCTGAAAATGAGCTAACAAGGTTTATCCTGAACTATTATCGAACAAAGGATATCGAGCTATTAAAGCAGATGGACGTTGACGAGGTTGAAAAATGCCTGAAAAGTGCTGCAAAATCGACAGGCACTACTCCGAAGCAAAGTACTAAGGTATCAACAGTTAACGCCACAACCGCCGCGGCACAATTGGTATTTGATAATGATTTCGAGCAAATAGGCGAGGTTATCGATAAGGTACAGCAGGCTATTGATGAGCGCTCGGACACTGACAAGGCCGATCAGGTTGAAATATCCGTAGGCGGCTCAAAGCTGAAGATAAATGTTGAGCCTGCGACCGAAGCTATTGCTCAGACTGTTTCAACAGAGGAGTATTGGGGTGGCTTAGTCTATGCAGAGGTAAAAAACCCAAAGGACGCTCTTGACGTCTTGGATAAATACGAGCTTATGCCCTTTGATGCCAGCTATATTGACAAACGCATCAGAGAGTATTTAATCAGAGCAAAGCGATACATTACCGATTCTGAAGCCGCTGAGGAAATTTTCTCATCCTTCGAGGCCTTTGCCTTAAGCAGGCAGAAAATCCTGCCCTATAGTAAGCGTCTACAGGATATCCCTATGCTTCAGGTGATTAACAAATACAAGGACTTCGCAGAATACCTTTCCTCCTACGAGCGTCTGCTGGCTTCGATTAAGAATCATTTTGCAGTTCTTTGGAGCGTGGACTCTGTAGGAGCAAGGGATATTGTCAACACCATTATCTCTTTGGATTTTTTATATGTGCTTGGCACAGAAAACAGTCATGTGATCCCTACTCCACTCAATCCTCTTTACCTGTGGAAATATATCAAGCTGGCACAGGAGATGCTGGAGTCGGGAAGTCTTGAGGAGGGCCAGGACTGCTATCTTTCAGAGGATGATAAAGCCTTCATTGTTTGTAAGGCTGAGGATATTCCAGATCCCCTGACGCTTGTGCTTGTGCCGAACAGCATCGCTGAAAGCTCTGAGTGCCTGCCGATTGCAGGTAGAATTGGATGCTTACCGGTGTATTCCACCAAGCCCCAAATCAATGAGGGTGAAACCGGCATGGAGGCAGTGCAGCAGGCCATAATCCGGTATATGTGTCTGTATCCACATTCAAGCATGATGCTTCGCATCACCCTTATAAACCCTCCGACCGTAGAGGCTGTTGTTGGTATGCTCAAAAGGCTTGATAAGGATAAGGAATTTGCGGCCTTTGGCTCAGTCGGTATTGATCTTTCTGTATATCGAACCAAGGAGGCTTCCTCTGATTGGATGGAAATTCAGGATAAGTCCCTGAATGACGGAATGCTCGGCAAGATTAAGGGCAAAAGGTCCGGACGCTTTAATCTTTCCATTGTAAATAAAAAGCTTTCATACACAGATATCCTTGGCAAGCTTAATCGTGAGCAGCATCTGCTGGTTGTTTTTGATCCCAATGAAAAGCAAATTGATTTGGCACGTAACAGCCGGCATATTCATATTCATCCCCTATGCGTACCTAAGGTCTATGAATACAACCGCATTCAGGGCAGTGTGAGAATCCGCCCTGCTAACGAGGGAGGGATATTTGCCGATTATGCAGGAATCCTGGAAAAGCTTCGTGAGCAGCCCTCATCTTTCGGGCATCGGAGCGTATTCGTGAATTCTCCCTTACAGGAGGAAACCTACAAGCAGTTACTTGGCCTTGCAGACTGGCTGATAATTCTTGACCAGAATCTAAAAAGCTGGGATATCTCTCTGCGTTCAGCAAGCGAAAAGCTGTTTTATAAGGGCTACGATTATCGTTCCATAGGGATATATTCAAAAAACAGCGGGAAGTTCGTGCTCGGATATAATCAGTTAATTGCGTCCTTAGGCAACTATATCCCAAACAAGGATGGAGTAAAAAACGTTATAAATACAATAAGAGATATTAATGATGATGGTCTGCTGAGTATCGCCTCCCATTCCACCAATAGTATTTTTGACCAAAATCATGGCAAGGGCAGCCTTGGGCTGGCGCTTGCCGCAATACATTACAAGCAACGGCATCCAGCATCCCTTTTGGTTGGCCTTGACACACAGCTTGCCCGTGAATGGTTATCAGATCGTGAGGACGGTAAGCTTCCTGATCTTATTGGGCTTCGGTTTGATTCACAGAACACTGCGCCACAGATTGATATTATAGAGGTTAAAACGCATGCCGACTACTCCATTTCACAGGGTGCTATCTCTGGGCATGCTGTAGAGCAAACCCTAATTCTTGAAGGACTATTACGTGAAATGTTTGGACACACCGAGAAAATCACCACAGTATCACGAAAGGAAATTCTCCGGGAGCAGGTCTTTGAATGTCTGTTTCATTCAGAGCTGTTCTCTGATGAAAAATACGAGCATACGCAATGGCTTAATGGGCTGTTTGCTGGCGAATACGCCTTCGGTCTTACAAAGACCATATGTCATGTCGATTTCGAAAGCGCTATCACCTCTGAGGAGGTATATCATGGCGAGGGTGATGTAGTGCATGAAAGCTTCAGGCTGCTTAGGCTTGGTAGCTCAGATATACAGGCTTTGCTGACTGATGCGAAGACTACTCAGCTCGGAAGCACTCCTACTCCAGTATCCTCATATATACAGGAGACACCGGCAGAGCAGGCTACTCCTACTGCATGGGAAGAGGCTTCTGAACAGCCAGAAGCACACACTTCTGTTGAGGTACCCGCACAGAATACTATTGACGTAGTAGCGTCGGAGCCTAATGCACAAGCCGATGATGGACAGACTCCCTCAGCATCTGTCAATGAGCCTGTGATTAGCCCTGAGATCAAGGAGAAATGTATTCGTCTGAATATTATCCTCAAGGGGTATGGAATTAAGGCTAACCCTGTAGATGAAAGCCTGGTACAGCAGGCTGCACGCTTTACGCGCTTCAAAATTGAGCTCAAGCCGGGCGAAACCATTAAGAAGCTGATTGATAAGAGCCAAGATATTGCGCGTGAGCTTGAGGCCTTTGGTGAAATCTTCATTGATAATATTAAGGGTACCCGATATGTTGGCATGGATGTTCCCTTCGCTGATATGGGAAAGCCCTTGATGCTGCCCGAGAATCTGCATAGGCTTGATGATGGCACAGGCTCACTTAATGTCTTAGCTGGACAGACACCAGATGGCTCGTATCAACTGGTTGATTTAGCAAGGGCTCCGCATATGCTCATTGCCGGAACTACTGGTTCAGGTAAAACAGTGTTTTTATATTCAGTAATCGTCAGCCTATTACACAAGCTTGGTCCGGAGGATTTGGAGCTTCTTATTGTAGATCCAAAGCAAACAGACTTCCATTTCTTCGAGGGTATTCCGCATCTTCGTGGTCAAACAGTTCTGACCGATGCCAATGAAGCATTGAATGCGTTAGAGCTTATTAACAGCGAGGATAAGGAGGCACGCACTCAGCTAATACGTTCAGTTAATAGCCGCGATATTGATTCCTATAACAGCAAAAATCCAGAAAACCGTATGAAGCGATTGGTTGTAATAATAGATGAGTATGCAGATTTAGTGCAGGCCGCGGAGCTACAGGGTAAGGATGTACGAAGAAGCTTTGAGACCAACCTCTGCATGCTTGCTCAGAGAGTACGTAATTTAGGTATCCATTTAGTCATTGCCACACAGCAGCCCAGAGCAACAATTGTAACCTCATCCTTAAAGGCCGTGCTACCATATCGTGTATCCTTCAGGCTACCCTCCCATGTCGATTCTCAGACGATATTGGATCGCGCTGGCGCCGAGGATTTGCTGGGCAAGGGCGATATGCTGCTGATGACCGATAGCGACATTATTAGGATGCAGGGTTTTTTCATATCAGAGGAACAACTATTGGGCTTCATCGAGTCCAAAAAATAA
- a CDS encoding ArdC-like ssDNA-binding domain-containing protein, whose product MSNFDDLFRQEQSQAASMSAQPFDKEAWAQKKQEQREAVYAMIDETATAVARDGDTFQKYLDMQSRFDRYSVSNALLILAQKPEATRIADFNTWKEQGAYIRKKESGFYIIEPGEEYQRQDGSTGISYNPKKMFDISQTGNSRKRETPAYPDERMRIKALLAHAPVPVRISDTLPSGVNALYQPDTREIQIRRGLDANHIFRALAQELAQAEMDKGDGSYNRSEQGFHAYCASYMLCKQYGVETNGFYHFEGVPQRLETLEPQEIRAELTTIKEAAGEISGRMNRTLNQQRQQKRQEPER is encoded by the coding sequence ATGAGCAATTTTGACGATCTTTTCCGGCAGGAACAAAGCCAAGCCGCGTCCATGAGCGCCCAGCCCTTCGACAAGGAGGCCTGGGCGCAGAAAAAGCAGGAGCAGCGGGAAGCGGTTTACGCCATGATCGACGAAACGGCGACAGCCGTGGCGCGGGACGGAGACACCTTTCAGAAATATCTGGACATGCAGAGCCGTTTTGACCGCTACAGCGTTTCCAACGCCCTGCTAATCCTGGCGCAGAAACCGGAGGCCACCCGCATAGCGGACTTCAACACCTGGAAGGAACAGGGCGCGTACATCCGCAAGAAGGAATCCGGCTTTTACATCATTGAGCCGGGCGAGGAATACCAGCGCCAGGACGGTTCCACCGGCATCAGCTACAACCCCAAAAAGATGTTCGACATTTCCCAAACCGGAAACAGCCGCAAACGGGAAACCCCCGCCTATCCGGACGAGCGTATGCGGATCAAGGCGCTACTGGCCCACGCCCCCGTGCCCGTCCGCATCAGCGACACGCTGCCAAGCGGCGTGAACGCCCTGTACCAGCCGGACACGCGGGAAATCCAAATTCGGCGCGGCCTGGACGCCAATCATATTTTCCGCGCCTTGGCCCAGGAACTGGCCCAGGCGGAAATGGACAAAGGCGACGGCAGCTACAACCGTTCCGAGCAGGGCTTTCACGCCTATTGCGCGTCGTATATGCTCTGCAAGCAGTACGGCGTGGAAACGAACGGCTTTTACCACTTCGAGGGCGTTCCCCAAAGGCTGGAGACTTTGGAGCCGCAGGAGATACGCGCCGAGCTTACCACCATCAAGGAAGCGGCGGGCGAAATCTCCGGCCGGATGAACCGGACGCTGAACCAGCAGCGGCAGCAAAAACGGCAGGAGCCGGAACGTTAG
- a CDS encoding IS110 family transposase, translated as MKRTQNEKIMQIRIETLVVGIDIGKETHYARAFDYRGIELGKLLKFSNTAEGFKLLDRWMQDICKQQGKSEIIAGFEPTGHYWFSLGDHLKRQGHKLAIVNPFHVKRTKELDDNSPTKNDRKDPKTIAMLVKDGRYREVYIPDKIYQELREAVDERERLQKQLTAIHNRVVRWLDIRFPEFDGVFKKWTGKTALLTLRIYSTPAKVLEAGADKILATWRTVVKRSVGIKRAQALVKAATNSIGRTNGHVASEASLQNLLAEYELYCVQLERLEQLILELLLQVPNAVKLLGIKGVGLVTATTFVGETGDIHRFEDPRQIQKLAGFNLVENSSGKHKGKTTISHRGRKRLRHGLFMTMIAILGKNPEFRELHHRNLTREKNPLNKMQSIVALCGKLIRVFYAILSKGVDYNPEKMMGDIQQSVKTAA; from the coding sequence ATGAAGCGTACACAAAACGAGAAGATTATGCAAATCAGAATTGAAACCTTGGTAGTCGGAATCGACATTGGGAAAGAAACCCACTACGCCAGAGCCTTTGATTACAGAGGGATTGAACTGGGTAAGCTGCTGAAATTCAGCAACACGGCGGAAGGATTTAAACTCCTGGACCGATGGATGCAGGACATTTGCAAGCAGCAAGGAAAGTCGGAAATCATCGCCGGCTTTGAGCCCACTGGACATTACTGGTTTTCATTGGGTGACCATCTCAAGCGCCAAGGCCATAAACTGGCCATAGTCAACCCATTCCATGTCAAACGCACCAAGGAACTGGATGACAACAGCCCCACCAAGAATGACCGCAAGGACCCGAAGACAATCGCCATGCTGGTGAAAGACGGGCGTTACCGGGAGGTGTACATCCCGGACAAGATCTATCAAGAACTACGGGAAGCGGTGGATGAAAGAGAGCGGCTGCAAAAGCAGCTAACTGCTATCCACAACAGGGTTGTTCGCTGGCTGGATATCCGGTTTCCAGAGTTTGACGGTGTATTCAAGAAATGGACAGGAAAAACGGCGCTTCTGACGCTTCGGATATATTCTACACCAGCCAAGGTTTTGGAAGCCGGCGCGGACAAAATACTGGCCACCTGGAGGACAGTTGTAAAGCGCTCTGTGGGCATAAAAAGAGCACAAGCGCTGGTAAAAGCTGCAACCAACAGCATTGGCAGAACCAACGGCCATGTAGCTTCAGAAGCCAGCTTGCAGAACCTGCTTGCTGAGTACGAATTGTACTGTGTACAGCTTGAACGCTTGGAACAACTGATATTGGAACTGTTGCTTCAAGTTCCGAACGCAGTCAAACTCTTGGGCATCAAGGGAGTTGGTTTGGTTACAGCCACAACCTTTGTCGGTGAAACCGGTGATATCCACAGGTTCGAAGACCCACGGCAGATACAAAAGCTGGCCGGCTTCAACCTGGTAGAGAACAGTTCCGGCAAGCACAAAGGAAAGACCACCATCAGTCACCGGGGACGGAAGCGGTTACGACATGGGCTGTTCATGACCATGATCGCCATCCTGGGCAAGAATCCGGAGTTTAGGGAACTGCACCACCGCAACCTGACCAGGGAAAAGAACCCGCTAAACAAGATGCAATCCATTGTTGCCCTCTGTGGAAAACTCATCCGTGTATTCTACGCCATTCTCAGCAAGGGCGTTGATTACAATCCGGAGAAGATGATGGGCGATATTCAACAGTCGGTGAAAACAGCCGCATAA
- a CDS encoding DUF3801 domain-containing protein, giving the protein MSSGADAVDQAVSLSLKGIEVMARISGEGAKNLATYLYAILTGQKKTRGKIRLEGLLRSCKELKVFAVRNEDLQKFTREAKRYGVLYCALRDKKDTDGMCDIMVRAEDAAKINRIVERFKLATVDTASIKSEIEKSRAAQQEEKEPAAKETPAEKSADDFLDELMAKPDQPEPDQERTDNPNPTTDPTAAKTEKSPPSEPTYERSGKAAGGTSELERKSVRQDLKEIREAHREQTEPKREQSKEQSKSTGQPAKSGQPKTKSKSKSKKPKGGKSR; this is encoded by the coding sequence ATGAGCAGCGGAGCCGACGCCGTGGACCAAGCCGTCAGCCTGAGTCTTAAGGGGATCGAGGTAATGGCCAGAATCTCCGGCGAGGGGGCCAAAAACCTGGCCACCTATTTGTATGCCATTCTCACAGGCCAAAAGAAAACCAGGGGGAAAATCCGGCTGGAGGGGCTGCTGCGCAGCTGCAAGGAGCTGAAAGTCTTTGCGGTCAGGAACGAGGACTTGCAGAAATTCACCCGGGAGGCCAAACGCTACGGCGTCCTTTATTGCGCCCTCCGTGACAAAAAGGACACGGACGGCATGTGCGACATCATGGTGCGGGCCGAGGACGCGGCCAAAATCAACCGCATCGTGGAACGCTTCAAGCTGGCCACCGTGGACACCGCCAGCATCAAGAGCGAAATCGAAAAATCCCGGGCCGCCCAGCAGGAGGAAAAAGAACCCGCCGCCAAGGAAACGCCCGCCGAAAAAAGCGCGGACGATTTTCTGGACGAGCTGATGGCCAAGCCCGACCAGCCGGAGCCGGACCAGGAGCGGACCGACAACCCAAACCCCACCACGGACCCTACGGCGGCGAAGACGGAGAAATCCCCTCCGTCCGAGCCTACTTACGAGCGCAGCGGGAAGGCCGCCGGGGGTACGAGTGAGCTGGAGCGGAAATCCGTCCGGCAGGACCTGAAGGAAATCCGGGAGGCCCACCGGGAGCAGACGGAACCCAAGCGCGAACAATCCAAGGAGCAATCCAAATCCACCGGCCAACCCGCCAAATCGGGCCAACCGAAAACAAAATCCAAATCCAAATCTAAAAAGCCGAAAGGAGGTAAATCCAGATGA
- the mobC gene encoding plasmid mobilization relaxosome protein MobC: protein MNERTATKVAEGISRFHPVQGHPSCAKGAGAMRKRNIQIIVRLNAKEQQNLAKQVKKSGLSQEAFIRSLINGYVPKELPPPDYFSMTRELHAIGGNLNQIAAKANATGHIDKTVFQYEANRLRKAVQDIIEAVTAPERRRDDGDHSDMGRDRPP, encoded by the coding sequence ATGAATGAACGAACTGCAACAAAAGTGGCGGAAGGAATTTCGCGCTTTCATCCGGTGCAAGGACATCCATCCTGCGCGAAAGGAGCCGGAGCGATGAGAAAACGGAATATCCAGATCATTGTACGGCTGAACGCCAAAGAACAACAGAATCTTGCCAAGCAGGTAAAGAAATCGGGACTTTCACAGGAAGCATTTATCCGTTCTCTCATCAACGGCTATGTGCCCAAGGAACTGCCCCCTCCTGACTATTTTTCCATGACGCGGGAGCTGCACGCCATCGGCGGCAACCTGAACCAGATTGCGGCCAAGGCCAATGCCACCGGGCATATTGACAAGACGGTATTTCAATATGAAGCCAACCGGCTCAGAAAGGCGGTACAGGATATTATAGAGGCGGTCACAGCGCCGGAAAGGAGAAGGGACGATGGCGACCACAGCGATATGGGACGTGACCGACCGCCTTGA
- a CDS encoding glutamyl-tRNA amidotransferase, with protein MLILFAVPAYAADDPLTVVNNLSEFIFGLIRAIGMILLGFGIVQIGLSLKSHDPSQRANGFLTLAGGVIITFAKEILNLITGG; from the coding sequence ATGCTGATCCTTTTCGCCGTCCCAGCATACGCGGCTGACGACCCTCTGACAGTCGTCAATAACCTGTCAGAATTTATCTTCGGGCTGATCCGCGCCATCGGGATGATTCTCTTAGGCTTTGGCATTGTGCAGATCGGCCTGTCGCTAAAATCCCACGACCCAAGCCAGCGGGCCAACGGCTTTCTCACCCTGGCGGGCGGCGTCATCATCACCTTTGCCAAGGAAATCCTTAATCTCATCACAGGAGGTTGA